From one Gracilibacillus salinarum genomic stretch:
- the pstA gene encoding phosphate ABC transporter permease PstA, with amino-acid sequence MSQHVNTSHTKSRVNINKFFKFLFIFATALAMLFLAALFYRIVSQGMGYVSIDFLKNFPAPYIEEAGLFAGIMGSIFMMAITAPVSIIIGVSTALYLEEYAKQNKFTRFIQINVQNLAGVPSIVFGLLGLTFFVYILGFGYTLIAGALTMSLLVLPVIVVSSQEAIRSVPLEIREASIGMGATKWQTIWRIVLPAAIPGIITGSILALSRAIGETAPLIIVGAATAIYSIPDSFMSKYTVMPIQIYSWTARPQAEWQFVAAAGIIVLLILLLCMNAIAVWIRNKFQNRY; translated from the coding sequence ATGTCTCAACATGTTAATACAAGTCATACCAAAAGTCGTGTAAACATTAATAAATTTTTCAAGTTTTTGTTTATTTTTGCTACGGCTTTAGCGATGCTCTTTCTTGCTGCTCTATTCTATAGGATCGTTAGCCAAGGTATGGGTTATGTAAGTATCGATTTTCTCAAGAATTTCCCTGCGCCTTATATTGAAGAAGCTGGACTATTTGCAGGGATTATGGGTTCTATTTTTATGATGGCAATCACCGCACCAGTATCAATTATCATTGGTGTGTCTACTGCGTTGTATTTGGAAGAATATGCAAAGCAAAATAAATTCACCCGATTTATTCAAATAAATGTACAGAACTTAGCTGGTGTCCCTTCTATTGTTTTTGGTTTATTAGGATTGACATTCTTTGTATACATTTTGGGGTTTGGCTATACATTGATCGCTGGTGCATTAACAATGAGTTTACTCGTATTACCCGTTATCGTTGTTTCCTCACAGGAAGCAATTCGCTCGGTTCCACTGGAAATTAGAGAAGCTTCGATAGGAATGGGTGCTACGAAGTGGCAGACCATCTGGAGAATCGTATTGCCAGCAGCTATCCCTGGTATCATAACGGGTTCAATACTTGCTCTATCAAGGGCAATCGGTGAAACAGCACCATTAATTATTGTTGGAGCTGCAACGGCGATTTATTCTATTCCAGATTCTTTTATGTCAAAGTATACGGTAATGCCTATCCAAATTTACAGTTGGACAGCAAGACCACAGGCGGAGTGGCAATTTGTTGCTGCAGCAGGAATTATTGTTTTATTAATTTTATTACTATGTATGAATGCCATAGCAGTATGGATTCGTAACAAATTTCAAAACAGATATTAG
- the phoU gene encoding phosphate signaling complex protein PhoU, translating to MVGREIFQSELEKVEALIIELARKTKEQLRSAVEALHSSDTEKAREIIEADRELDKLDFKINETAILLIARQQPVATDLRRLVVAIRISSDLERMADNAKNVAKSAIHLGEDHGIDIHSSIKEMQEIAIKMIDLAISAYENEDITLARKLADLDDIIDSMYSSMLRELLEETATNPQKIQHIMQMAFSGRYVERIGDHATNIGEDVMYLVKGESADLNE from the coding sequence ATGGTAGGTAGAGAGATATTTCAGAGTGAACTGGAAAAGGTGGAAGCATTAATCATTGAATTAGCAAGAAAGACAAAGGAACAATTGCGTTCTGCAGTGGAAGCATTACATTCTAGTGATACCGAAAAAGCTAGAGAAATAATAGAAGCTGATCGAGAGTTGGATAAGCTTGATTTCAAAATTAACGAAACGGCCATTTTATTAATTGCACGCCAACAGCCTGTTGCAACTGATCTAAGAAGGTTAGTAGTTGCGATTCGCATCTCTTCAGATTTGGAAAGGATGGCTGACAACGCAAAGAACGTTGCGAAATCTGCCATTCACTTAGGAGAAGATCATGGAATTGACATTCATAGTTCTATTAAAGAAATGCAGGAAATAGCGATTAAAATGATTGATTTAGCTATCAGTGCTTATGAAAATGAAGATATTACCCTAGCCAGGAAATTAGCAGATCTTGATGATATTATTGATAGTATGTATTCTTCTATGTTACGAGAATTATTAGAAGAAACAGCTACGAACCCACAAAAAATTCAGCATATCATGCAAATGGCCTTTAGTGGCCGTTATGTGGAAAGAATCGGCGATCATGCTACAAACATCGGAGAAGACGTTATGTATCTGGTTAAAGGTGAATCTGCAGACTTAAATGAATAA
- a CDS encoding MFS transporter, with the protein MNHKPKSSTNRLPNSKDLKILLTIGGLYSLATFLSNAFVNVFLWKQSGNYVDIAVYNLFIYLLQPIAFVIAGKFTKKVDRTLIIRFGVAFLSIFYVTVLLVGEQASNIPYLLGAILGIGYGFYWLAFNVLTFEVTEPESRDFFNGILGVLQSLGGMIGPFVAGYIISKLDNFQGYSIIFFISFFLFLLAVICSFFLKKRKATGRFLFRRVVEERKTNNNWRYILNAHVFQGLREGLFIFIVAIWVYIATNSEFALGSFNLLFSFCSFVGYYVITKLTKKDNRKKTIFFGGLLLYLGVGIFVFQPGFWMLLLYGVVVGVAYPVFNVPFISLTYDIIGKAKGARELRIEYIIFRELFVNIGRVSAISLFIIGVLLFDPKFIIPILLLTIGSGNLIAYYFVRKTDSSIYNVPS; encoded by the coding sequence ATGAATCATAAGCCGAAATCTTCGACAAACCGATTACCCAATAGTAAGGATTTAAAGATACTTTTAACGATTGGCGGACTGTATTCGTTAGCTACATTTTTATCGAATGCATTCGTAAATGTTTTTTTATGGAAGCAATCAGGCAACTATGTAGATATTGCGGTATATAATTTATTTATTTACCTATTACAACCGATTGCGTTTGTAATAGCAGGTAAGTTTACGAAGAAAGTAGACCGGACACTTATTATTCGCTTTGGAGTTGCTTTCTTGTCGATATTCTACGTCACAGTGTTGTTAGTAGGTGAACAAGCTTCTAATATACCGTACTTATTAGGGGCAATCTTAGGTATTGGTTATGGCTTTTATTGGTTAGCATTTAACGTGTTAACGTTTGAGGTAACCGAGCCTGAATCCCGTGACTTTTTTAATGGTATACTGGGGGTCTTACAATCGTTAGGTGGTATGATTGGCCCTTTTGTGGCAGGATATATTATTTCGAAGCTAGATAATTTTCAAGGGTATAGTATTATTTTTTTTATATCCTTTTTTTTATTTTTATTAGCTGTAATTTGTTCGTTTTTCCTCAAAAAGCGAAAAGCTACTGGTCGCTTTCTGTTCCGGCGTGTAGTGGAGGAGAGAAAAACAAACAACAACTGGCGATACATTCTTAATGCGCATGTATTTCAAGGTTTACGAGAAGGATTATTTATTTTTATTGTAGCGATTTGGGTCTACATTGCTACGAACAGTGAATTTGCGTTAGGATCATTTAACCTCCTTTTTTCATTCTGTTCTTTTGTTGGTTACTATGTCATCACAAAATTAACGAAAAAAGACAATCGAAAAAAGACAATTTTCTTTGGCGGGTTATTATTATATCTGGGTGTGGGGATTTTTGTATTCCAGCCTGGTTTCTGGATGTTATTACTGTACGGTGTGGTAGTAGGGGTTGCCTATCCAGTCTTTAACGTGCCATTCATTTCGCTTACGTATGATATTATAGGTAAGGCGAAAGGAGCAAGGGAATTGAGGATAGAATATATCATTTTCCGTGAGTTGTTTGTCAATATTGGCAGGGTATCCGCCATATCACTGTTTATTATAGGTGTTTTATTATTTGATCCTAAGTTTATTATACCAATATTACTATTGACGATAGGATCGGGAAATCTCATTGCTTACTATTTTGTGCGAAAAACTGATTCTTCTATCTATAACGTTCCATCATAG
- a CDS encoding peptidoglycan D,D-transpeptidase FtsI family protein translates to MKLHLKWGKKKKTKKKKAQLPFRLNILFVSVFAVFSLLIIQLGVVQILNGEEAQRKINQTDNTPSEKPVPRGKMYDSNFDLVVDNQAVKSITYTPPKNGESATERLELAKKLAKYITIIKDDEALSDEITDRDKKEYWYLNNQETITDRLTEEEKTLSASERYQVELDSITEEDLSSVDWTSELNNIIAIKKELDSAYELSPHVVVNEGLTDEEYAKVAEHLTDLPNIDAVIDWEREREYEDTFSSFIGNLTSSEEGIPRDNSAFYLANGYTWNDRVGTSGLEQEYENVLRGRKEQVQYTTNSDGNVVNSEVVVDGQRGKDLVLTVDMEFQQAVDKIVQEELEKAINNSASNNGYLKDALAVVMNPQTGDILAMSGYRYDRENNEYLNQAYRTIYDSHEPGSSIKGATLLAGYQEGVVDVGSRLSDVPIKIKSTPEFASHAFLGNSISDLTALQESSNVYMARIAIKIAGATYRLNEPLYNFDYSAFNTMRKYYNQFGLGVKTGIDLPFEATGVTGANPVQGNLLHLAIGQYDTYTTLQLAQYVSTIANDGYRMKPRLVKEIREPDNSTTGTPGKIIESFEPQVLNRVEMDEKYIEQVQEGFRRVYESGTASYQWSSFPYEMAGKTGTAEKPQYEKQEDGTYKKVADTDNLSLIGYSPFENPEVAFAIVVPENGTANGRHQIHHVIGKRIIETYYEYKEKSDEEKEADSEEN, encoded by the coding sequence ATGAAATTGCATCTTAAATGGGGAAAAAAGAAAAAAACGAAAAAGAAAAAGGCGCAATTGCCTTTCCGGTTAAATATTTTATTTGTATCGGTTTTTGCCGTTTTTTCACTATTGATTATTCAGCTTGGGGTTGTTCAGATCCTGAATGGAGAAGAGGCACAAAGGAAGATAAATCAGACAGATAACACACCGTCTGAAAAACCTGTGCCGAGAGGGAAGATGTATGATAGCAATTTTGATCTGGTAGTAGATAACCAGGCAGTCAAATCGATTACATATACACCTCCTAAAAATGGTGAATCGGCAACGGAAAGATTAGAACTGGCAAAGAAATTGGCAAAATACATCACAATTATTAAAGACGACGAAGCATTGAGTGATGAAATTACGGACCGGGATAAAAAAGAATATTGGTATTTAAACAATCAAGAGACGATCACGGATCGATTGACAGAAGAAGAAAAAACATTGAGTGCGAGTGAACGGTACCAGGTTGAGTTGGACAGTATAACAGAAGAAGACCTGTCATCAGTGGATTGGACAAGCGAACTGAACAATATAATAGCTATTAAGAAAGAATTAGATTCTGCTTACGAGTTGTCACCACATGTTGTTGTCAATGAAGGTTTAACAGATGAAGAATATGCTAAAGTGGCAGAACATTTAACGGATTTGCCTAACATTGATGCGGTGATTGATTGGGAACGTGAGCGTGAATATGAAGATACTTTCAGTTCATTTATTGGTAATCTGACTTCCTCTGAGGAAGGTATTCCACGTGACAATAGTGCTTTTTATTTAGCGAATGGCTATACCTGGAATGACCGTGTTGGTACAAGTGGACTGGAACAAGAATACGAAAATGTATTGCGCGGAAGGAAAGAACAAGTTCAGTATACGACTAATTCAGACGGCAATGTTGTTAATTCTGAGGTTGTAGTGGATGGTCAAAGAGGAAAAGACCTTGTGCTTACCGTTGATATGGAATTTCAGCAGGCTGTTGATAAGATCGTTCAAGAAGAATTAGAAAAAGCTATTAACAATTCTGCTAGTAATAACGGCTATTTGAAAGATGCACTAGCTGTCGTCATGAATCCGCAAACAGGTGATATTCTAGCTATGTCCGGATACCGTTATGACAGGGAGAATAATGAATATTTAAATCAGGCGTATCGTACGATTTATGATTCTCATGAACCTGGTTCTTCAATAAAAGGGGCGACGTTGCTTGCTGGTTATCAAGAGGGTGTAGTGGATGTTGGATCAAGATTGAGTGATGTACCGATCAAAATTAAATCGACACCTGAATTTGCATCGCACGCCTTTTTAGGCAACAGTATTTCTGATCTTACTGCTTTACAGGAATCTTCCAACGTTTATATGGCCCGTATAGCTATAAAAATTGCTGGAGCAACGTACCGGTTAAATGAACCATTATATAACTTTGATTATAGCGCATTTAATACGATGCGAAAGTATTATAACCAGTTCGGACTAGGTGTGAAAACGGGAATTGATTTACCTTTTGAAGCAACAGGTGTGACGGGAGCAAATCCAGTACAAGGTAATCTGCTTCACTTGGCAATTGGTCAGTATGATACGTATACAACACTGCAATTAGCACAGTACGTTTCGACTATCGCAAATGATGGTTATCGTATGAAACCGCGTCTTGTGAAAGAAATCAGAGAACCTGATAATAGTACCACTGGAACACCAGGGAAAATTATCGAATCATTCGAACCTCAAGTGTTAAATCGTGTTGAAATGGATGAAAAATATATTGAACAAGTCCAGGAAGGGTTCAGAAGAGTTTATGAAAGTGGTACAGCTTCATATCAATGGAGTAGCTTCCCTTACGAAATGGCTGGAAAAACAGGTACTGCCGAAAAACCACAGTACGAAAAACAGGAAGATGGAACATATAAGAAAGTAGCTGATACAGATAATTTATCATTGATCGGTTACAGTCCATTTGAAAATCCTGAAGTGGCTTTTGCAATCGTTGTTCCGGAAAATGGTACAGCGAATGGAAGACACCAGATTCATCATGTTATAGGTAAACGTATCATCGAAACCTATTATGAGTATAAAGAGAAGTCAGATGAAGAAAAAGAAGCCGACTCCGAAGAGAACTAG
- the sodA gene encoding superoxide dismutase: MANFTLPELSYGYDALEPHIDKETMNIHHTKHHNTYVTKLNAALEGHDDLASKSIEDILANLDAVPENIRTAVRNNGGGHANHSLFWTLLSPNGGGEPTGELADQINATFGSLDKFKDEFAAAAAGRFGSGWAWLVVNNGNLEIISTPNQDTPISEGKAPILGLDVWEHAYYLKYQNKRPDYIAAFWNVVDWDKVASLYNEAK; the protein is encoded by the coding sequence ATGGCAAACTTTACATTACCAGAATTATCTTATGGATATGATGCATTAGAGCCTCATATTGATAAAGAGACAATGAACATTCATCACACTAAACATCACAACACTTATGTTACAAAATTAAATGCTGCACTTGAAGGTCATGATGATTTAGCTAGTAAATCAATCGAAGACATTCTTGCAAATCTTGATGCGGTACCTGAAAATATCCGTACAGCAGTGCGTAACAACGGTGGCGGACATGCTAATCACAGCTTATTCTGGACATTGTTATCTCCAAATGGCGGCGGTGAACCAACAGGTGAATTAGCAGATCAGATTAATGCTACATTCGGCAGCCTAGACAAATTTAAAGATGAATTTGCAGCTGCTGCAGCAGGCCGATTTGGTTCAGGCTGGGCTTGGTTAGTAGTAAACAATGGTAACCTTGAAATTATCAGCACACCAAATCAAGACACTCCTATTTCAGAAGGTAAAGCACCTATCTTAGGATTAGACGTATGGGAGCATGCGTACTATCTTAAATATCAAAATAAACGCCCTGATTACATTGCGGCATTCTGGAATGTAGTGGATTGGGATAAAGTAGCAAGCTTATATAATGAAGCAAAATAA
- the rpmG gene encoding 50S ribosomal protein L33, protein MRVNITLACTETGDRNYITTKNKRKHPERLELKKYSPRLKRHTLHRETK, encoded by the coding sequence ATGCGCGTTAACATTACTTTAGCTTGTACTGAAACAGGCGATCGTAACTATATTACGACTAAAAATAAACGTAAACATCCTGAACGTTTAGAGCTGAAAAAATATAGCCCACGTTTAAAACGACACACGTTACACCGTGAAACAAAATAA
- a CDS encoding endolytic transglycosylase MltG produces the protein MKQTIRAFSLGLLTAAILIGVIYWIESPSANSSSAAASTEENIKAVQQEGYFVYQENKEQKIERLEDELANIQTKQDSQVADETEEQVITANVTIESGMSLQEIADALVENKLINDSEAFITYLEDNNLTTSIQIGEFSLNNQMKMSDIAKLITN, from the coding sequence TTGAAACAAACTATTAGAGCTTTCTCTTTAGGCTTACTCACCGCAGCCATTCTAATTGGCGTTATCTATTGGATCGAATCACCTTCTGCAAACAGCTCCAGTGCTGCTGCATCGACGGAAGAAAACATTAAAGCGGTTCAACAAGAAGGCTATTTTGTTTATCAGGAAAATAAGGAACAGAAAATAGAAAGATTAGAAGACGAACTTGCAAACATACAAACGAAACAAGACAGTCAAGTAGCTGACGAAACCGAAGAACAAGTCATTACTGCAAATGTTACTATCGAATCCGGTATGTCCCTGCAAGAAATTGCAGATGCATTAGTAGAAAATAAGCTAATCAATGATAGTGAAGCATTTATCACTTATTTAGAAGATAACAATCTAACCACTTCCATTCAAATTGGCGAATTTTCATTGAACAATCAAATGAAAATGTCAGATATTGCGAAGTTGATTACGAATTAA
- a CDS encoding PstS family phosphate ABC transporter substrate-binding protein, with translation MNKWKLMMLVAIAVLTMGILAACGNSPAEDEEGTGEETTNEASANEGSDNAEESGDSEEVSGPVSLDGSSTVLPIMEYLTYEYNQVQPNVETVLNSSGSGGGFKKSTVGEIDFSNASRPIKEEEQATAEENGIELQELELAYDGLSVVVSQENDFVENLTVDQLKQIFLADGSATKWSDLNPEWPEEDIIIYSPGHDSGTFDYFNEVILEENPMREGENTTLSEDDNTLVTGIKNDPYAIGYFGYAYFVENQDSLKVLGIDNGDGNPVKPDGDTIQDNSYSPLSRPLFTYVNVDFMKEKPQVFDFAKYALENAGAAAEEVGYVALPDEKYQEQIEKITELVSE, from the coding sequence ATGAACAAGTGGAAGTTAATGATGTTAGTTGCGATTGCCGTACTAACAATGGGTATCCTGGCTGCATGTGGTAACTCACCAGCAGAAGACGAAGAAGGCACAGGTGAAGAAACAACAAACGAAGCAAGTGCAAATGAAGGTTCTGACAATGCAGAAGAATCTGGCGACTCAGAAGAGGTTTCTGGTCCAGTAAGCTTAGATGGTTCTTCTACTGTATTACCAATCATGGAATACTTGACTTATGAATATAATCAAGTTCAACCAAACGTTGAAACAGTTCTTAACTCTTCTGGTTCAGGTGGCGGTTTCAAAAAATCTACTGTCGGTGAAATAGATTTCAGTAATGCTTCACGTCCAATTAAAGAAGAAGAACAAGCAACAGCAGAAGAAAACGGTATTGAATTACAAGAATTAGAATTAGCTTATGACGGTCTTTCAGTAGTAGTGAGCCAAGAGAACGATTTTGTTGAAAACTTAACAGTTGATCAATTAAAACAAATCTTTTTAGCTGACGGTTCTGCTACAAAATGGTCTGATCTTAATCCGGAATGGCCAGAAGAAGATATCATAATTTACAGCCCAGGACATGACTCTGGTACATTCGATTATTTCAACGAAGTAATCTTAGAGGAGAACCCAATGCGTGAAGGTGAAAACACTACATTATCTGAAGATGACAACACGCTTGTTACAGGTATCAAAAATGATCCATATGCAATTGGGTACTTTGGTTATGCTTACTTTGTTGAGAACCAGGATTCATTAAAAGTACTAGGTATTGATAATGGAGATGGTAATCCAGTTAAACCTGATGGTGATACTATCCAGGATAACAGTTATTCTCCACTATCACGTCCATTGTTCACATATGTAAATGTAGATTTTATGAAAGAAAAACCTCAAGTGTTTGATTTCGCTAAATACGCACTTGAAAATGCAGGAGCAGCAGCTGAAGAAGTAGGATATGTTGCACTTCCTGATGAAAAATACCAAGAACAAATAGAGAAAATTACGGAATTGGTATCTGAGTAA
- a CDS encoding 5-formyltetrahydrofolate cyclo-ligase, whose translation MQETKEKQLIRADVFKTWQQMNDRSSVERRLQNRLFRSYEWKQSHTVAITISTTLEWDTEEIIRRAWKEGKRVAIPKCFPVTKEMCFYHYESGDTLLPLWKDMLEPISNAESFINKSDIDLIIVPGIAFDKSGYRIGYGGGYYDRYLQSFRGKSISIAAGFQLYSSIPVQPHDIPVDIIITDVCKLYQPIHKKTWEGNTSYIEDKE comes from the coding sequence ATGCAAGAGACGAAAGAGAAGCAGCTAATAAGGGCTGATGTATTTAAGACATGGCAACAAATGAACGATAGAAGCTCAGTAGAGAGGCGTCTCCAGAACCGGTTGTTCAGATCTTACGAATGGAAACAGTCTCACACAGTAGCTATTACGATCTCGACTACATTGGAATGGGACACAGAAGAAATCATCAGAAGAGCGTGGAAGGAAGGAAAACGAGTAGCGATACCGAAGTGTTTTCCTGTAACGAAAGAAATGTGTTTTTATCATTACGAATCAGGAGATACATTGCTTCCATTATGGAAGGATATGCTTGAGCCTATTAGTAATGCCGAGTCCTTCATAAACAAATCTGATATTGATTTAATCATAGTTCCTGGCATCGCTTTTGATAAGTCGGGCTATCGCATAGGATATGGAGGCGGATATTATGATCGCTATTTACAAAGTTTTCGAGGAAAATCGATTTCTATAGCAGCAGGCTTTCAATTGTATTCATCGATTCCGGTACAGCCACACGATATCCCCGTAGACATCATTATTACGGATGTTTGCAAGCTTTATCAGCCAATACATAAAAAAACGTGGGAAGGAAA
- the pstB gene encoding phosphate ABC transporter ATP-binding protein PstB: MTTANAFNIEDFNLWYGNDQALHQINIEIPKKEITAVIGPSGCGKSTLLKTLNRMTETIPIVNTSGIIKYKDKNIFDKKQLVEELRTHVGMVFQKPNPFPKSIYENVAYGPKIHGIKKKKLLDEIVEKSLRGAAIWDEVKDRLNQNAYGLSGGQQQRICIARCLAVEPEVILMDEPTSALDPISTLKIEELIKELKKDYTIVIVTHNMQQAARISDKTAFMLNGELVEFSETDQLFSNPSDKRTEDYITGRFG, from the coding sequence ATGACAACAGCAAATGCATTTAACATTGAAGATTTCAATTTATGGTATGGTAATGACCAAGCATTGCATCAAATAAATATTGAAATTCCTAAAAAAGAAATTACAGCCGTTATTGGACCTTCCGGGTGCGGTAAGTCTACACTATTAAAGACGTTAAATAGGATGACAGAAACGATTCCGATTGTGAATACTTCTGGTATTATTAAATATAAAGATAAAAATATCTTTGATAAGAAACAACTCGTAGAAGAATTGCGTACACACGTAGGAATGGTCTTTCAAAAGCCGAATCCTTTTCCAAAGTCTATCTATGAAAATGTGGCATATGGACCAAAGATTCACGGTATCAAAAAGAAAAAACTATTAGATGAAATAGTAGAAAAGAGTCTGCGTGGTGCCGCAATTTGGGACGAAGTAAAAGATCGATTAAATCAAAATGCATATGGCTTATCTGGTGGCCAGCAACAAAGAATCTGTATTGCGCGATGTCTGGCTGTAGAACCGGAAGTCATATTAATGGATGAGCCAACGTCGGCATTGGATCCTATTTCGACTCTTAAAATTGAAGAATTAATAAAAGAGTTAAAAAAAGACTATACGATTGTTATTGTGACGCATAACATGCAACAAGCAGCACGGATCTCAGATAAAACAGCCTTCATGTTAAACGGTGAACTAGTTGAGTTCTCAGAAACAGATCAACTGTTCTCTAATCCAAGCGATAAACGTACAGAAGATTACATTACCGGTCGCTTCGGATAA
- the pstC gene encoding phosphate ABC transporter permease subunit PstC encodes MASNQMNKELSVQDMIKKNKQKKNLGNAIEKIVPIFLLLCAVVSVLTTIGILFTLLRESILFFTKVPLTDFYFGTNWSPWTEHFGVAPLIAGTLLITAIAICVAVPIGIACAIYLSEYASERARKIIKPILEILAGIPTVVYGFFALTFVSPLLMNIFPDMRIFNAMSAGLVVGIMIIPMIASLSEDAMSAVPKSLREGALGLGATRFEVSMKVVLPAALSGIIASIVLAVSRAIGETMIVTIAAGATPNLTFNPTESIQTLTAFIVQGATGDTSYHSTIYNSIYAVGITLFIFTLLMNILSQYISRRFKEDY; translated from the coding sequence ATGGCGAGCAATCAGATGAACAAGGAATTATCCGTTCAGGACATGATTAAAAAAAATAAACAGAAAAAAAATCTAGGTAATGCCATTGAAAAAATAGTACCGATATTTTTATTATTATGTGCCGTTGTATCGGTCTTAACAACCATTGGTATCTTATTTACGTTGTTGCGAGAATCGATCTTATTTTTTACAAAAGTCCCATTGACTGATTTCTATTTTGGAACGAATTGGTCTCCTTGGACAGAACACTTTGGTGTAGCACCATTAATAGCCGGGACGTTATTAATTACAGCTATAGCTATCTGTGTTGCTGTACCTATCGGTATTGCATGCGCTATTTATTTGAGTGAATATGCATCAGAACGAGCTAGAAAGATTATTAAACCAATATTGGAAATCCTAGCGGGTATTCCTACCGTTGTTTATGGTTTTTTTGCACTAACCTTTGTGTCTCCATTATTGATGAATATCTTTCCGGATATGCGAATCTTTAATGCCATGAGTGCAGGGCTGGTAGTTGGTATTATGATCATTCCGATGATTGCCTCATTATCAGAAGATGCCATGAGTGCTGTACCAAAATCATTAAGAGAAGGTGCACTTGGATTAGGAGCAACTCGTTTTGAGGTTTCGATGAAAGTGGTATTACCAGCTGCATTATCTGGCATCATCGCATCGATTGTATTAGCCGTTTCCCGGGCGATAGGGGAAACGATGATCGTGACAATAGCAGCAGGTGCGACACCTAACCTGACCTTTAATCCGACTGAATCGATACAAACATTGACAGCATTTATCGTACAAGGTGCTACAGGGGATACTTCTTATCATTCTACTATTTACAATAGTATCTATGCAGTAGGTATCACGCTGTTTATCTTTACATTATTGATGAATATTTTATCTCAGTATATTTCGCGTCGATTTAAGGAGGATTATTAA